In Lacerta agilis isolate rLacAgi1 chromosome 1, rLacAgi1.pri, whole genome shotgun sequence, the following proteins share a genomic window:
- the FAM117B gene encoding LOW QUALITY PROTEIN: protein FAM117B (The sequence of the model RefSeq protein was modified relative to this genomic sequence to represent the inferred CDS: inserted 1 base in 1 codon; deleted 1 base in 1 codon) encodes MHTTPCRRCAIPRAAHHTSVGSVPCPRDAHQPYPRLLSATGSPCLTSRPKDVFSPAAREAKRLADPATPGGGGGGGGSRGCGGGSRRAPAPTAAACSPCGDGAFPAQAARQPPAPPLPGSSPSPCSSPVSPPVPESSACSAAAVVSSSSSGGRIRHRQRRRSPEQSRASPERKSPSSPVCKVDKPRPPSSSPSSIARRTPSLDLLAAPYLAGQWPRENHGQAAPCMRDKDTGKSSYILGKNICQAGFRIIFFSLSLSQTESAWAEEYLEKKKGSHKRSASWGSTDQLKEVEKHLRQQLQRSKHSSRHHRDKERQSPFHGNHAAINQCQPPVPKSVLVPVIPIAKSTGSRFRNSIEGLNQEIEXIIKEGEKEEQLIPQDIPDGHRAPPPLVQRSSSTRSIDTQTPGGAEKGSNNSSRSQSVSPSSFLAISNEGSEESPCSADDLLVDPRDKENGNNSPLPKYATSPKPNNSYMFKREPPEGCEKVKVFEDSLPKPLHEIPAFYCPDKNKVNFIPKSGSAFCLVSILKPLLPTQDLTLKGATHNLTVTPGMTPALLQPIAMASISANAVQERLPGGTNKIIPQMSVLQQSRHGEETEG; translated from the exons AGCCGGCCGAAGGATGTCTTCTCACCCGCCGCGCGTGAGGCGAAGCGGCTCGCCGACCCGGCCAcccctggcggcggcggcggcggcggcgggagccgCGGCTGTGGCGGCGGGAGCAGGCGGGCGCCTGCGCCAACAGCAGCCGCCTGCAGCCCATGCGGCGACGGTGCCTTTCCAGCTCAAGcagcacggcagc cccccgcgCCGCCATTGCCGGGCTCGAGCCCTTCGCCTTGCTCCTCCCCGGTTTCGCCGCCTGTGCCCGAGAGCAGCGCCTGCTCGGCCGCCGCCGTGGTCTCTTCGTCGTCCTCCGGGGGAAGGATCCGGCACCGGCAGAGGAGGAGGTCGCCCGAGCAAAGCAGGGCCTCTCCGGAGAGGAAGAGCCCGAGTTCGCCTGTTTGCAAAG tTGATAAACCACGGCCACCTTCATCAAGCCCTTCCAGTATTGCTCGGCGTACCCCTTCACTAGACCTACTTGCTGCTCCATATCTTGCTGGACAATGGCCTCGTGAGAATCATGGTCAAGCTGCACCGTGCATGAGAGACAAAGACACAGGTAAGAGTTCATATATACTAGGAAAAAACATTTGCCAGGCAGGG tttagaatcatttttttttctttgtccttGTCTCAGACTGAAAGTGCTTGGGCTGAAGAATACTTGGAAAAGAAGAAAGGCTCTCATAAGCGATCGGCATCTTGGGGCAGCACAGACCAACTTAAAGAGGTTGAGAAACAT CTACGCCAGCAGCTGCAAAGAAGTAAACACAGCAGCAGGCATCATCGGGACAAAGAAAGACAATCTCCATTCCATGGTAATCATGCAGCCATTAACCAATGCCAG CCACCTGTCCCAAAGAGTGTGCTAGTTCCTGTGATACCAATTGCCAAGTCAACAGGATCACGCTTCCGTAACAGCATAGAGGGGCTGAACCAGGAGATCG TAATTataaaggaaggagagaaagaggaacaaCTTATT CCACAAGATATTCCAGATGGGCACCGAGCCCCACCACCTTTGGTGCAGCGAAGTAGCAGTACCCGCAGCATTGACACGCAGACTCCTGGCGGCGCAGAGAaaggcagcaacaacagcagcagatccCAGTCTGTGTCCCCAAGCTCATTCCTGGCCATTTCCAATGAGGGCAGTGAGGAGAGCCCGTGCTCTGCTGATGACCTACTTGTAGACCCCAGAGATAAAG AGAACGGA AACAATTCTCCTCTGCCCAAATACGCCACCTCGCCAAAACCCAACAACAGCTATATGTTCAAGCGCGAACCTCCAGAGGGCTGTGAGAAGGTCAAAGTCTTTGAGGATAGCTT GCCAAAGCCCTTGCATGAAATTCCGGCCTTTTACTGTCCTGACAAAAATAAAGTAAACTTCATTCCTAAAAGTGGCTCTGCTTTCTGCCTCGTCAGTATCCTGAAGCCACTTCTTCCCACACAAGATCTTACACTCAAGGGTGCTACTCATAATCTGACCGTCACGCCTGGTATGACACCTGCATTGCTGCAGCCTATTGCCATGGCCTCCATCTCTGCAAATGCAGTCCAAGAGCGGCTCCCTGGCGGAACAAACAAAATTATACCACAGATGTCGGTGCTGCAGCAGTCGAGACATGGTGAAGAAACTGAAGGATAA